The following coding sequences lie in one Hoplias malabaricus isolate fHopMal1 chromosome 14, fHopMal1.hap1, whole genome shotgun sequence genomic window:
- the LOC136666482 gene encoding G2/M phase-specific E3 ubiquitin-protein ligase-like isoform X1: MKKHGRVCGSRCLGPMTFLHEIKGRRVTVCQSGIRAQRDGSCFKDGLVFLSRPVKLKEKISVCIESTIPSWDGALRVGFTNHPPNANLILPTSIPDLRDCPGCCVLPVPEDICIPGAHIQFWLNHAGYILIQAEDGHKYYFKAKGQIDLNDWLYVFLDLYGSTSTVRLLGSRKGARTSCPYTLSDLNQTDSSETKVKDTRRLSRESLCQTSLSPTNFTPSTQRPDQARQRETKSNRDLNRNLQTSMEEMDITSLLKEFQQQHLSHNVFHVVVCRKTLLKSATDALSNSNFSWTKTPHVEFVGEVAFDTGGPRREFFRLLMTEVQTRLGVFEGKPGHLFFTYDQSALQQHKYEQAGKLVAWSIIHGGPGLKALDPSLYQLMCGQELNLMDFDWRLIPDADVQMKVQKILSCRSSSHLCNLQSELGDWICECGFPGIYRPKISMQDIPEIYSCIVRHYIYLRVSNMIHQFTEGLNAFGELWAFVKATWIDFLPLFINMKEPISRALFRTLFRINWSREGTRKREEEEATIYLWEQLLKMIEDKQTDLHFEELLIFITGTDEVPALGFPEKPSINFYEPEKHVCRLPYASTCMMGLFLPRGVRGLALLNEMLLRAVRDSVGFGKA, encoded by the exons ATGA AGAAACACGGCCGTGTATGTGGGAGTCGCTGCCTGGGCCCGATGACTTTCCTTCACGAGATTAAAGGGCGGAGAGTGACCGTTTGTCAGAGTGGAATTCGTGCCCAAAGAGATGGCTCATGTTTCAAGGATGGCCTGGTCTTCCTCAGCCGTCCCGTAAAGTTGAAGGAGAAAATTTCTGTTTGTATCGAAAGCACAATTCCTTCGTGGGATGGAGCTCTTCGTGTTGGATTCACCAACCATCCCCCCAATGCCAATCTTATTCTACCCACCTCTATACCGGACCTCAGAGACTGTCCTGGCTGCTGTGTGCTTCCTGTACCCGAGGATATCTGCATTCCAGGAGCACACATCCAGTTTTGGCTGAACCATGCAGGCTATATTCTGATTCAAGCTGAAGATGGACATAAATATTACTTCAAAGCAAAAGGGCAGATTGACCTAAACGACTGGCTGTACGTTTTCTTGGATCTGTATGGGAGCACCAGCACAGTGAGACTTCTGG gTTCAAGGAAAGGGGCTCGGACGTCATGCCCTTATACTTTATCAGATCTAAACCAGACAGACAGTTCTGAAACAAAAGTGAAAG ATACTAGAAGACTTTCCAGAGAGTCGTTGTGTCAAACAAGTCTTTCTCCAACTAATTTTACACCATCCACTCAAAGACCAGACCAagccagacagagagaaactaaAAGTAACAGAGATCTCAATAGAAACCTTCAGACCTCAATG GAGGAGATGGACATCACATCTTTGCTTAAAGAGTTTCAGCAGCAGCATCTCAGCCACAATGTGTTCCATGTGGTTGTGTGTAGGAAAACACTGCTCAAGAGTGCCACGGATGCCCTGTCCAACAGCAACTTCTCCTGGACTAAAACACCTCATGTTGAGTTTGTCGGAGAGGTGGCTTTTGACACCGGGGGTCCGAGGAGAGAGTTTTTCAG ACTCCTGATGACTGAGGTACAAACCAGGCTGGGTGTGTTTGAGGGCAAACCTGGACACTTGTTCTTCACCTATGACCAGAGCGCTTTACAGCAGCACAAGTATGAGCAGGCCGGGAAGCTTGTAGCTTGGTCTATAATTCACGGCGGTCCAGGTCTTAAAGCTCTGGACCCATCTCTTTACCAGCTCATGTGTGGTCAAGAACTTAATCTCATGGATTTTGACTGGCGTCTCATACCAGATGCTGATGTCCAAATGAAAGTACAAAAA ATTTTGTCTTGTAGGTCTTCTTCACACCTTTGTAATCTTCAGAGCGAACTGGGAGACTGGATCTGTGAGTGTGGATTTCCAGGAATATACAGACCTAAAATCTCCATGCAAGATATTCCAGAGATTTACTCCTGCATTGTGAGGCACTACATTTATCTCAG AGTCTCAAACATGATCCATCAGTTTACAGAGGGTCTGAATGCATTTGGAGAGCTCTGGGCCTTCGTGAAGGCAACCTGGATTGATTTCCTACCCCTTTTCATCAACATGAAAGAACCAATATCCAGAGCTTTGTTCAGAACTCTCTTCCGAATCAATTGGAGTAGAGAAGGGACCaggaagagagaggaagaagaggcgACCATTTACCTCTGGGAGCAGCTTCTAAAGATGATTGAAG ATAAACAAACAGATCTTCATTTTGAAGAGCTTCTCATTTTCATCACAGGAACAGATGAAGTTCCAGCACTGGGATTCCCCGAGAAACCCAGCATCAACTTTTATGAGCCGGAGAAACATGTCTGTCGACTTCCTTATGCCTCCACATGTATGATGGGACTTTTCTTACCCAGAGGGGTCAGAGGTTTAGCACTACTCAATGAAATGCTGCTGAGAGCAGTCAGAGATTCTGTAGGGTTTGGTAAAGCATAG
- the LOC136666482 gene encoding G2/M phase-specific E3 ubiquitin-protein ligase-like isoform X2 encodes MTFLHEIKGRRVTVCQSGIRAQRDGSCFKDGLVFLSRPVKLKEKISVCIESTIPSWDGALRVGFTNHPPNANLILPTSIPDLRDCPGCCVLPVPEDICIPGAHIQFWLNHAGYILIQAEDGHKYYFKAKGQIDLNDWLYVFLDLYGSTSTVRLLGSRKGARTSCPYTLSDLNQTDSSETKVKDTRRLSRESLCQTSLSPTNFTPSTQRPDQARQRETKSNRDLNRNLQTSMEEMDITSLLKEFQQQHLSHNVFHVVVCRKTLLKSATDALSNSNFSWTKTPHVEFVGEVAFDTGGPRREFFRLLMTEVQTRLGVFEGKPGHLFFTYDQSALQQHKYEQAGKLVAWSIIHGGPGLKALDPSLYQLMCGQELNLMDFDWRLIPDADVQMKVQKILSCRSSSHLCNLQSELGDWICECGFPGIYRPKISMQDIPEIYSCIVRHYIYLRVSNMIHQFTEGLNAFGELWAFVKATWIDFLPLFINMKEPISRALFRTLFRINWSREGTRKREEEEATIYLWEQLLKMIEDKQTDLHFEELLIFITGTDEVPALGFPEKPSINFYEPEKHVCRLPYASTCMMGLFLPRGVRGLALLNEMLLRAVRDSVGFGKA; translated from the exons ATGACTTTCCTTCACGAGATTAAAGGGCGGAGAGTGACCGTTTGTCAGAGTGGAATTCGTGCCCAAAGAGATGGCTCATGTTTCAAGGATGGCCTGGTCTTCCTCAGCCGTCCCGTAAAGTTGAAGGAGAAAATTTCTGTTTGTATCGAAAGCACAATTCCTTCGTGGGATGGAGCTCTTCGTGTTGGATTCACCAACCATCCCCCCAATGCCAATCTTATTCTACCCACCTCTATACCGGACCTCAGAGACTGTCCTGGCTGCTGTGTGCTTCCTGTACCCGAGGATATCTGCATTCCAGGAGCACACATCCAGTTTTGGCTGAACCATGCAGGCTATATTCTGATTCAAGCTGAAGATGGACATAAATATTACTTCAAAGCAAAAGGGCAGATTGACCTAAACGACTGGCTGTACGTTTTCTTGGATCTGTATGGGAGCACCAGCACAGTGAGACTTCTGG gTTCAAGGAAAGGGGCTCGGACGTCATGCCCTTATACTTTATCAGATCTAAACCAGACAGACAGTTCTGAAACAAAAGTGAAAG ATACTAGAAGACTTTCCAGAGAGTCGTTGTGTCAAACAAGTCTTTCTCCAACTAATTTTACACCATCCACTCAAAGACCAGACCAagccagacagagagaaactaaAAGTAACAGAGATCTCAATAGAAACCTTCAGACCTCAATG GAGGAGATGGACATCACATCTTTGCTTAAAGAGTTTCAGCAGCAGCATCTCAGCCACAATGTGTTCCATGTGGTTGTGTGTAGGAAAACACTGCTCAAGAGTGCCACGGATGCCCTGTCCAACAGCAACTTCTCCTGGACTAAAACACCTCATGTTGAGTTTGTCGGAGAGGTGGCTTTTGACACCGGGGGTCCGAGGAGAGAGTTTTTCAG ACTCCTGATGACTGAGGTACAAACCAGGCTGGGTGTGTTTGAGGGCAAACCTGGACACTTGTTCTTCACCTATGACCAGAGCGCTTTACAGCAGCACAAGTATGAGCAGGCCGGGAAGCTTGTAGCTTGGTCTATAATTCACGGCGGTCCAGGTCTTAAAGCTCTGGACCCATCTCTTTACCAGCTCATGTGTGGTCAAGAACTTAATCTCATGGATTTTGACTGGCGTCTCATACCAGATGCTGATGTCCAAATGAAAGTACAAAAA ATTTTGTCTTGTAGGTCTTCTTCACACCTTTGTAATCTTCAGAGCGAACTGGGAGACTGGATCTGTGAGTGTGGATTTCCAGGAATATACAGACCTAAAATCTCCATGCAAGATATTCCAGAGATTTACTCCTGCATTGTGAGGCACTACATTTATCTCAG AGTCTCAAACATGATCCATCAGTTTACAGAGGGTCTGAATGCATTTGGAGAGCTCTGGGCCTTCGTGAAGGCAACCTGGATTGATTTCCTACCCCTTTTCATCAACATGAAAGAACCAATATCCAGAGCTTTGTTCAGAACTCTCTTCCGAATCAATTGGAGTAGAGAAGGGACCaggaagagagaggaagaagaggcgACCATTTACCTCTGGGAGCAGCTTCTAAAGATGATTGAAG ATAAACAAACAGATCTTCATTTTGAAGAGCTTCTCATTTTCATCACAGGAACAGATGAAGTTCCAGCACTGGGATTCCCCGAGAAACCCAGCATCAACTTTTATGAGCCGGAGAAACATGTCTGTCGACTTCCTTATGCCTCCACATGTATGATGGGACTTTTCTTACCCAGAGGGGTCAGAGGTTTAGCACTACTCAATGAAATGCTGCTGAGAGCAGTCAGAGATTCTGTAGGGTTTGGTAAAGCATAG
- the LOC136666482 gene encoding G2/M phase-specific E3 ubiquitin-protein ligase-like isoform X3, translating to MKKHGRVCGSRCLGPMTFLHEIKGRRVTVCQSGIRAQRDGSCFKDGLVFLSRPVKLKEKISVCIESTIPSWDGALRVGFTNHPPNANLILPTSIPDLRDCPGCCVLPVPEDICIPGAHIQFWLNHAGYILIQAEDGHKYYFKAKGQIDLNDWLYVFLDLYGSTSTVRLLGSRKGARTSCPYTLSDLNQTDSSETKVKDTRRLSRESLCQTSLSPTNFTPSTQRPDQARQRETKSNRDLNRNLQTSMEEMDITSLLKEFQQQHLSHNVFHVVVCRKTLLKSATDALSNSNFSWTKTPHVEFVGEVAFDTGGPRREFFRLLMTEVQTRLGVFEGKPGHLFFTYDQSALQQHKYEQAGKLVAWSIIHGGPGLKALDPSLYQLMCGQELNLMDFDWRLIPDADVQMKVQKILSCRSSSHLCNLQSELGDWICECGFPGIYRPKISMQDIPEIYSCISLKHDPSVYRGSECIWRALGLREGNLD from the exons ATGA AGAAACACGGCCGTGTATGTGGGAGTCGCTGCCTGGGCCCGATGACTTTCCTTCACGAGATTAAAGGGCGGAGAGTGACCGTTTGTCAGAGTGGAATTCGTGCCCAAAGAGATGGCTCATGTTTCAAGGATGGCCTGGTCTTCCTCAGCCGTCCCGTAAAGTTGAAGGAGAAAATTTCTGTTTGTATCGAAAGCACAATTCCTTCGTGGGATGGAGCTCTTCGTGTTGGATTCACCAACCATCCCCCCAATGCCAATCTTATTCTACCCACCTCTATACCGGACCTCAGAGACTGTCCTGGCTGCTGTGTGCTTCCTGTACCCGAGGATATCTGCATTCCAGGAGCACACATCCAGTTTTGGCTGAACCATGCAGGCTATATTCTGATTCAAGCTGAAGATGGACATAAATATTACTTCAAAGCAAAAGGGCAGATTGACCTAAACGACTGGCTGTACGTTTTCTTGGATCTGTATGGGAGCACCAGCACAGTGAGACTTCTGG gTTCAAGGAAAGGGGCTCGGACGTCATGCCCTTATACTTTATCAGATCTAAACCAGACAGACAGTTCTGAAACAAAAGTGAAAG ATACTAGAAGACTTTCCAGAGAGTCGTTGTGTCAAACAAGTCTTTCTCCAACTAATTTTACACCATCCACTCAAAGACCAGACCAagccagacagagagaaactaaAAGTAACAGAGATCTCAATAGAAACCTTCAGACCTCAATG GAGGAGATGGACATCACATCTTTGCTTAAAGAGTTTCAGCAGCAGCATCTCAGCCACAATGTGTTCCATGTGGTTGTGTGTAGGAAAACACTGCTCAAGAGTGCCACGGATGCCCTGTCCAACAGCAACTTCTCCTGGACTAAAACACCTCATGTTGAGTTTGTCGGAGAGGTGGCTTTTGACACCGGGGGTCCGAGGAGAGAGTTTTTCAG ACTCCTGATGACTGAGGTACAAACCAGGCTGGGTGTGTTTGAGGGCAAACCTGGACACTTGTTCTTCACCTATGACCAGAGCGCTTTACAGCAGCACAAGTATGAGCAGGCCGGGAAGCTTGTAGCTTGGTCTATAATTCACGGCGGTCCAGGTCTTAAAGCTCTGGACCCATCTCTTTACCAGCTCATGTGTGGTCAAGAACTTAATCTCATGGATTTTGACTGGCGTCTCATACCAGATGCTGATGTCCAAATGAAAGTACAAAAA ATTTTGTCTTGTAGGTCTTCTTCACACCTTTGTAATCTTCAGAGCGAACTGGGAGACTGGATCTGTGAGTGTGGATTTCCAGGAATATACAGACCTAAAATCTCCATGCAAGATATTCCAGAGATTTACTCCTGCATT AGTCTCAAACATGATCCATCAGTTTACAGAGGGTCTGAATGCATTTGGAGAGCTCTGGGCCTTCGTGAAGGCAACCTGGATTGA
- the nkx6.3 gene encoding homeobox protein Nkx-6.3 produces the protein MEPNISGTFLFNNSLNQFPSDIKAPMCQYSMSNSFYKLSPANLNAQLQAGTPHGISDILSRSMMGAHGNTSLIPGYSTMGSFGTTVPSPGVYYNRDYAPTGLPPFPKASAECPGAKGRSNSCWADGGYDWRGARQCGNTDSGHPSEAAGRKKHTRPTFSGHQIFALEKTFEQTKYLAGPERARLAYSLGMTESQVKVWFQNRRTKWRKKSASEPSSTQTSRTEGRDGSENELEDEEYNKPLDPDSDDEKIRLLLRKHRRAFSVLRLGPHHV, from the exons ATGGAGCCCAACATCTCGGGGACATTCCTCTTCAACAACAGCCTCAACCAGTTCCCCTCAGACATCAAGGCGCCCATGTGCCAGTACTCCATGTCCAACTCCTTCTACAAGCTCAGCCCTGCCAACCTGAACGCCCAGCTGCAGGCAGGCACTCCGCATGGCATCAGTGACATCCTGAGCCGCTCCATGATGGGAGCCCATGGTAACACCAGCCTGATCCCGGGGTACTCCACCATGGGCAGTTTTGGGACGACTGTGCCTAGCCCAGGGGTCTATTACAACCGAGATTATGCCCCGACAGGGCTGCCCCCTTTCCCCAAAGCTAGTGCCGAGTGCCCAGGGGCGAAAGGACGGAGCAACAGCTGTTGGGCTGATGGAGGTTACGACTGGAGAGGAGCGAGGCAATGCGGCAACA CAGACAGCGGACACCCTTCAGAGGCAGCGGGCAGAAAGAAACACACCAGACCCACCTTCAGTGGACACCAGATCTTCGCCCTGGAGAAGACCTTCGAGCAAACCAAGTACCTGGCGGGACCAGAGCGAGCTCGGCTGGCGTATTCACTGGGAATGACCGAGTCACAGGTCAAG GTGTGGTTCCAGAACCGTCGGACAAAGTGGCGTAAGAAGAGTGCGTCCGAGCCAAGCTCCACTCAGACGAGCCGGACAGAGGGGCGGGACGGCTCTGAGAACGAGCTGGAGGACGAAGAGTACAACAAACCACTGGACCCTGACTCGGACGACGAGAAGATCCGCCTCCTGCTGCGCAAACACCGCCGAGCTTTCTCTGTGCTGCGCTTGGGACCACACCATGTCtga